In Blastopirellula sp. J2-11, a single genomic region encodes these proteins:
- a CDS encoding response regulator transcription factor, whose amino-acid sequence MKSDEVKKGPHVRGPRVVLVDDDEAIMRCVGRVLELDEEIEVIGQTGHAQAGVALVCQKRPDVVLMDIHMPGGDPFLACREIQTALDGACQVLYYTGFPRDQYLDRCIASGAAGIVSKHTESIRNVALAIRHVAAGNSYFSPELANRLIELEAGHPMSRIATLTHREISVLRELAAGKTQLEIAEALDLSERTVNKEVGDLKEKLALRSLNELLIFSVNEGLSHPELIHQYGA is encoded by the coding sequence ATGAAATCGGATGAAGTAAAAAAAGGACCTCACGTACGTGGACCACGCGTCGTGTTGGTCGATGACGATGAGGCCATCATGCGTTGCGTAGGACGCGTGTTGGAGTTGGACGAAGAGATTGAAGTGATTGGACAAACGGGACACGCCCAGGCTGGCGTTGCGCTCGTATGTCAGAAGCGGCCCGATGTCGTCTTGATGGACATCCACATGCCTGGCGGCGATCCCTTTCTCGCTTGCCGCGAAATCCAAACAGCGCTCGACGGAGCTTGCCAGGTTCTTTACTACACTGGTTTTCCACGCGACCAGTATCTCGATCGATGCATCGCCAGCGGAGCGGCCGGCATCGTTTCAAAACATACCGAATCGATCCGCAACGTCGCGTTGGCGATTCGACACGTCGCCGCCGGCAACTCCTACTTCTCGCCGGAACTAGCCAATCGATTGATCGAACTCGAAGCAGGACACCCCATGTCGCGGATCGCCACGCTGACGCATCGCGAGATTTCAGTCTTACGCGAACTGGCGGCCGGAAAGACGCAATTGGAAATCGCCGAAGCGCTCGATCTGAGTGAACGGACGGTCAACAAAGAGGTGGGCGATTTGAAAGAGAAGCTCGCGCTCCGTTCGCTCAATGAGTTGCTGATCTTTTCGGTGAACGAAGGTTTGTCTCATCCAGAACTGATTCATCAGTACGGCGCCTAA
- a CDS encoding glutathione peroxidase, giving the protein MMRVLFSGGVFAAVFALASFASAADTLLEGEIKSLSGEKVDLSKYKGKVLLVVNVASKCGKTPQYKPLQALYEKYHDEGLEVVGFPCNQFGGQEPGTALEIQEFCTDKYNVSFDMMEKINVNGPETAAVYKKLKSFQQDPGDVKWNFEKFLINRDGEVVARFRTKIEPDSPEVVQAIESQLKKD; this is encoded by the coding sequence ATGATGCGAGTATTGTTTAGCGGCGGAGTCTTTGCCGCGGTCTTCGCGTTAGCTTCGTTCGCTTCGGCGGCGGATACGTTGCTCGAAGGCGAGATCAAATCGCTCAGCGGCGAAAAAGTCGATCTATCCAAGTACAAGGGCAAAGTCCTGCTGGTTGTGAACGTCGCCAGCAAGTGCGGCAAGACCCCGCAGTACAAACCGCTGCAAGCGCTGTACGAAAAGTATCATGACGAAGGGTTGGAAGTGGTCGGTTTCCCCTGCAATCAATTTGGCGGCCAGGAACCAGGCACCGCGCTGGAAATTCAGGAATTCTGCACTGACAAATACAACGTCTCGTTCGACATGATGGAAAAAATCAACGTCAACGGACCTGAGACGGCCGCCGTCTACAAAAAGCTGAAAAGCTTTCAGCAAGATCCAGGCGACGTGAAATGGAACTTTGAAAAGTTCCTGATCAATCGCGATGGCGAAGTAGTCGCAAGATTCCGCACGAAGATCGAACCCGATTCTCCGGAAGTAGTCCAAGCGATCGAATCGCAACTCAAAAAGGACTAA
- a CDS encoding sugar-binding protein, protein MSAVLSPPFLFHFSVPLRYRAKIWSDKPLAFGEEYRLQSFGHLEGRRQFADIRAAWNERGIAFSVNVTGKRQAAWCRESRAVESDGVQIWLDTRATNNVHRATKFCHRYVFLPTGGGHSLREPAADQLLINRARENAKPIRPGELRIRSQMKADGYFLEFCVPATALTGYDPSEYDRVGFYYAVMDRELGWQNFSVGNQFPFDEDPSTWGVCELVRD, encoded by the coding sequence ATGTCCGCCGTCCTATCTCCCCCCTTTCTGTTCCATTTTTCGGTGCCGCTCCGCTATCGCGCGAAGATTTGGAGCGATAAGCCGCTCGCATTTGGGGAAGAATATCGCCTGCAGTCGTTCGGACATTTAGAGGGACGCCGGCAATTTGCCGATATTCGCGCCGCCTGGAACGAGCGCGGAATCGCCTTTTCGGTCAATGTTACCGGCAAACGTCAGGCCGCCTGGTGCCGGGAAAGCCGCGCCGTCGAAAGTGACGGAGTGCAGATCTGGCTCGATACTCGGGCCACCAACAACGTCCACCGAGCCACCAAATTCTGCCATCGGTATGTTTTCTTACCAACCGGCGGGGGGCACTCGCTGCGCGAGCCGGCGGCCGATCAGTTGCTGATCAATCGAGCGCGAGAAAACGCCAAGCCGATTCGCCCCGGCGAACTGCGGATCCGCAGTCAGATGAAAGCGGATGGATACTTTCTCGAATTCTGCGTGCCGGCCACGGCGCTGACTGGATACGATCCGAGCGAATATGATCGGGTCGGTTTCTACTACGCCGTCATGGACCGCGAACTGGGTTGGCAGAACTTTAGCGTCGGCAACCAGTTTCCCTTTGACGAAGATCCCAGCACTTGGGGCGTCTGCGAACTGGTTCGCGACTAG